A region of Candidatus Poribacteria bacterium DNA encodes the following proteins:
- the gatA gene encoding Asp-tRNA(Asn)/Glu-tRNA(Gln) amidotransferase subunit GatA — MPSDALCDRTAHEIGDLIRSRQASAVEVTESVLSRIRSANGDINAYLTLMEDSALATARDVDARIGRGESLPPLAGVPVGLKDILCVEGVRTTCASKILESFIAPYDATVVAKLKAQRAVLVGKLNMDEFAMGSSNENSAFGVVRNPWDRTRAPGGSSGGSAAAVASGMAALTLGSDTGGSIRQPASLCGIVGMKPTYGRVSRFGLIAFASSLDQIGPFARNVTDTALMLGAISGHDPYDSTSADLPVPDYTQSLIPDVKGLRIGIPREYFIDGMDPEVEASVRAAVRQFEALGAEVEECSLPHTEYAVAVYYIVATAEASSNLARYDGVRYGFRADDARGLIDMYRKTRSQGFGPEVKRRIMLGTYALSSGYYDAYYLKAQKVRTLVKRDFDEAFERFDLIVTPTSPTAAFGLGEKTDDPLQMYLSDIFTISANLAGIPGISIPCGSTSGSLPIGVQVLAKPFDEPSLLRAAFAFEQSTDYHTRRPRLGEGSA; from the coding sequence ATGCCATCCGATGCCCTTTGCGACCGCACGGCGCATGAGATCGGCGACCTGATCCGCTCGCGGCAGGCGTCCGCTGTCGAAGTGACCGAGTCCGTCCTGAGCCGCATCCGCAGCGCGAACGGCGATATCAACGCCTATCTGACCCTCATGGAGGACTCCGCGCTGGCGACGGCGAGAGACGTCGATGCGCGGATCGGCAGAGGCGAGAGCCTACCGCCGCTGGCGGGCGTTCCCGTCGGACTAAAGGACATCCTCTGCGTCGAGGGCGTCCGAACGACCTGCGCCTCGAAGATCCTGGAGTCCTTCATCGCCCCGTACGACGCCACCGTCGTCGCCAAGCTGAAGGCGCAGCGCGCCGTGCTGGTCGGCAAGCTGAACATGGACGAGTTCGCGATGGGCTCATCCAACGAGAACTCGGCGTTCGGCGTGGTGCGGAACCCGTGGGATCGCACGCGCGCTCCGGGCGGCTCCAGCGGGGGTTCCGCCGCCGCCGTCGCATCGGGCATGGCGGCGTTGACGCTCGGATCGGATACGGGCGGGTCGATTCGCCAGCCGGCGTCGCTCTGCGGCATCGTCGGGATGAAGCCCACCTACGGGCGCGTCTCCCGGTTCGGGCTGATCGCCTTCGCCTCGTCGCTCGACCAGATCGGGCCCTTCGCGCGCAATGTCACCGACACGGCGCTCATGCTCGGAGCCATCAGCGGGCACGACCCCTACGATTCCACGTCTGCCGATCTGCCGGTTCCCGACTACACGCAATCGCTCATCCCCGACGTGAAGGGCTTGCGGATCGGTATCCCGCGCGAGTACTTCATCGACGGGATGGACCCGGAGGTCGAGGCTTCCGTCCGCGCGGCGGTTCGCCAGTTCGAGGCGTTGGGAGCCGAGGTCGAGGAGTGCTCCCTGCCGCACACGGAGTATGCCGTCGCCGTCTACTACATCGTCGCCACGGCGGAGGCGAGCTCGAACCTCGCGCGGTACGACGGCGTGCGCTACGGGTTCCGCGCCGATGACGCGCGCGGACTGATCGACATGTACCGCAAGACGCGGAGCCAGGGCTTCGGTCCCGAAGTGAAGCGGCGTATCATGCTGGGAACCTACGCTCTCAGCTCCGGCTACTACGACGCCTACTACCTCAAGGCGCAGAAGGTCCGCACGCTCGTCAAACGCGACTTCGACGAGGCGTTCGAGCGGTTCGATCTCATCGTCACGCCGACGTCGCCGACGGCGGCGTTCGGGCTGGGCGAAAAGACCGACGACCCGCTCCAGATGTACCTGTCCGACATCTTCACGATCTCGGCGAACCTGGCAGGCATCCCCGGTATCTCGATCCCCTGTGGGTCCACGTCCGGGAGCCTGCCGATCGGCGTGCAGGTTCTCGCGAAGCCGTTCGATGAGCCGTCGTTGCTGCGCGCGGCGTTTGCGTTCGAGCAATCGACCGACTACCATACGCGCCGACCGAGGCTTGGGGAAGGTTCCGCATGA